The Treponema succinifaciens DSM 2489 region TAAAAATGAATCAGAATGAAGAAGCAAGAAAATATTTTGAAGTTGTCCTTGAAATCGACCCGGATGACAAAATTGCAACAGCGCAAATAGCAAAGCTAGATGCTGAAATTTAACGCGGCTTAATCTAAAACAATTTTATCGCCAGTTTTTATTCCAGTTTTTTCAAACCAACCCTGAGGAACCTCCAAAGCATATCTTACAGAACGAGTGCTTTTTACAGGCGCAAGGCTAAAAGGCGTCATATCAAAAATATTCTGAATTTTTCCAGATCTATCAATGTAGGCAATTGAAAGCGGATGCGGTGTGTTTTTCATCCAGAAACTTAAAACCTGATCTTTTTCAAAAACAAAGAGCATTCCTGTTCCTTCTGGAATATTTTTGCGGTTCATAAATCCGTAGTTGCGCTCTTCTTCTTTTTGGGCAATCTCGGCTTTTACAAAAACAGAATTGCCTGCTGAAGTTAAAATTTCAATTTCTTCTACAGAAAGATTAAATTTCTTATTCTGGCACGAAACAAAAAAAGGAAAAAAAACGCAAACCGCAAAAAATGCAAAAAACTTAAACTTTTTCATAAATCAAAGTCCTTCAAGGAATTCATCTCGCGCCATTTCTTCCGCGCTTTTATTTACAAGAGCCTTTGACTGCAAGTCCTCAAAAATTTTCCTGTCAGTATATTTTAAAGTCAGCGGACGTTCCAGCGACATAATTACGTTGTCGTCTTTCCATTCGGATTTTTCAGGATTAAGTGATGACGGATTTCCATATTTTTCAGTCAATGAGGAAAAGACAGAATAATGGTCAATTTTCGAGCGGCGCAAATTCAGTGTAATTGTGTAAAGCTTATCTTCGTAAAACTGAAACCAGCAACGGTCAAGAAATGAATACGGAGCATTTTTTGAAGTGTCGGTTTCTATTAAAGTCCTGTTTTCTCCAGGCAAAAGCGAAACATCCCTGTCGCCTCTGTAGCCAAAATTCAAATCTTTTTTTAAAGCCTCTTTTACCTGATCCACAGACATTCCAAGCTGTATTCCGCGATAGCCAAAAGGAAGCGAATCTTCAGCAAAAAAAGGGAAAGTCAAAAGCAATGCAAAAAAACAGATAAAAAAAGTTTTAATTCGCATGTCTTGAACTCTGTTTTCTATAAAATGCAGCTTGTTTTATAAGCTCCTCAACATCAGGCACATCAATTTTCCCGCCAACAATTTTTATATTCTGGTCATACTGAATCTGCCGGCAAGCTTCACCTTGCTGCTCACGCGGAATTGCACAAAGCTTAAACACATCCGTCAAAGAAAGTCCTGAATGATAAACGTTGCCTTTTACAAAAGGAACTTTTTGTTTTTCAATCTGAAGCGAAATCATGTCGATGAGTTTTTCTCTCAAATCGCCAAGTTGGGTATTTGCAAGCTGACGATGCATTGCCCAAAGACGTTCAGCAAACATCATCGTGAGTTTTGAAATCATCTGCGGCTGAGTTGTTACCATCTGATTGAAGTTAGCCATATTCACAACCATAAGACGGCAAGGTTCGTGTGCAATCGCACTTGCAGAACGCGGCTTATTTTCTAGCAATGCCATTTCGCCAAACATATCGCCTTTCTTTAAAAGCGCAAGAGTAACTTCGTTTCC contains the following coding sequences:
- a CDS encoding DUF192 domain-containing protein, whose product is MKKFKFFAFFAVCVFFPFFVSCQNKKFNLSVEEIEILTSAGNSVFVKAEIAQKEEERNYGFMNRKNIPEGTGMLFVFEKDQVLSFWMKNTPHPLSIAYIDRSGKIQNIFDMTPFSLAPVKSTRSVRYALEVPQGWFEKTGIKTGDKIVLD